A stretch of the Porifericola rhodea genome encodes the following:
- the murQ gene encoding N-acetylmuramic acid 6-phosphate etherase — MSTTESSSLYNDLEKMPTRELLAGINNEDKKVAYAVEKVIPQIEKLVEGIVARMKQGGRLFYIGAGTSGRLGVVDASECPPTYGVPHDWVIGIMAGGDDAMRKAVEFAEDDPEQAWKDLQAFNINNKDTLIGIAASGRTPYVIGGVKKAREQGILTGCITCNAESALAEAAEIPVEVVVGPEFVTGSTRMKAGTAQKLVLNMISTATMIGLGRVKGNRMIDMQLSNNKLVDRGTRMLMEELNVDREKAEALLKKHGSVRQALAAEKHDF, encoded by the coding sequence ATGAGCACAACTGAATCCTCCTCACTTTATAACGATCTGGAAAAAATGCCTACCCGTGAGTTACTGGCGGGTATTAACAACGAAGACAAAAAAGTAGCCTATGCGGTAGAGAAAGTGATTCCGCAAATAGAAAAATTAGTAGAGGGCATTGTAGCCCGAATGAAGCAGGGCGGACGTCTTTTTTACATTGGAGCAGGTACCAGCGGACGTTTAGGTGTAGTTGATGCCTCAGAGTGTCCTCCTACTTATGGAGTACCACACGACTGGGTTATTGGTATTATGGCGGGTGGTGATGATGCCATGCGCAAAGCCGTAGAGTTTGCGGAAGATGACCCTGAGCAAGCATGGAAAGACCTACAGGCTTTTAATATCAACAATAAAGATACGCTCATAGGTATTGCTGCATCAGGTCGTACGCCTTACGTAATAGGAGGGGTAAAAAAGGCGCGTGAACAGGGGATACTTACCGGCTGTATCACGTGTAATGCGGAGAGTGCCCTGGCTGAAGCCGCAGAAATTCCGGTAGAAGTTGTAGTAGGGCCAGAGTTTGTAACCGGTAGCACCCGAATGAAGGCCGGTACTGCCCAGAAACTAGTGCTCAATATGATCTCTACCGCTACCATGATTGGCCTGGGCAGGGTAAAAGGCAACCGTATGATAGATATGCAATTAAGTAATAATAAACTGGTAGATAGGGGAACGAGAATGCTGATGGAAGAGTTAAATGTGGACAGGGAAAAAGCAGAAGCTTTGCTGAAAAAACATGGCTCTGTACGTCAGGCTCTGGCGGCTGAAAAACATGATTTTTAG
- a CDS encoding BadF/BadG/BcrA/BcrD ATPase family protein — MILIADSGSTKTDWRVIGDDGKITQARTVGLNPFMTSHDKMVEVLKDELYPQLEANIREVYFYGAGCATDSSCAKVQNALALVFKGAEIEVDNDQLGAARALCGSEPGIACILGTGSNTCLYNGKQIIDNIPPLGYVLGDEGSGNHIGKELLNRYFRRELPTAISERLEKRFDVSKENVLDKVYHDPFANRYLAGFAKFVFQNLKDPYMTRMVYDIFAHFFNKTIARYENYEEYKIHFTGSIAFYFGNLLRQVANDKGLRVFNILETPIAGLTLFHQEALKS, encoded by the coding sequence ATGATATTAATAGCAGACAGCGGGTCTACTAAAACTGACTGGCGGGTAATAGGAGATGATGGAAAAATAACCCAGGCACGTACTGTGGGGCTTAATCCATTTATGACCAGCCACGATAAAATGGTAGAAGTTCTTAAAGATGAGCTTTATCCCCAACTGGAAGCTAATATCCGTGAGGTTTATTTCTATGGTGCTGGTTGCGCTACCGACTCTTCCTGTGCTAAAGTACAAAATGCTCTGGCGTTGGTTTTTAAAGGTGCAGAAATAGAGGTAGATAACGATCAGTTGGGAGCAGCGCGTGCGCTTTGTGGTAGCGAGCCCGGTATTGCCTGTATATTAGGTACAGGGTCTAATACCTGTCTCTACAATGGTAAGCAGATTATAGATAATATTCCTCCTCTCGGCTATGTGCTGGGAGACGAAGGAAGCGGTAATCATATAGGTAAAGAATTGCTCAATCGCTATTTCCGCCGGGAGTTGCCAACTGCGATTTCCGAGCGACTGGAGAAGCGCTTTGATGTTAGCAAAGAAAATGTACTGGATAAAGTTTACCACGATCCTTTTGCTAACCGATATCTGGCAGGCTTCGCTAAATTTGTATTCCAGAACCTCAAAGATCCTTATATGACTCGCATGGTCTATGATATTTTTGCGCATTTCTTTAACAAGACTATTGCCCGATACGAGAATTACGAAGAATATAAAATTCATTTTACCGGCTCCATCGCTTTCTATTTTGGCAACCTGCTTCGTCAGGTAGCTAATGACAAAGGGCTGAGAGTGTTTAACATATTAGAAACACCTATTGCCGGATTAACTTTATTTCACCAAGAAGCACTTAAATCATGA
- a CDS encoding SPASM domain-containing protein: protein MQINLQDSLNFVSKLSLKRSTNALRVAGSYFLSRLSGKAQHSGLPISLSIEPTTACNLRCPECPSGLRSFSRPTGMLQENIFRKTIDELKDTLCYLLFYFQGEPYLHPQFLNWVEYASARGIYTATSTNAHYLNDENAKKTVESGLDRLIISIDGTTQETYQAYRRGGHLDKVLEGTKNIIRWKKKLKSKTPYVVFQFLVVGPNEHQIKDVQELAASLGVDTVGFKTAQIYDYQQGSPLIPKQEKYARYRKLADGTYAIKNKMLNHCWKMWHSCVMTWDGKVVPCCFDKDAHHQLGSMQEDSFSSIWQSKAYQKFRESLLRSRSEIEMCKNCTEGTKVWA, encoded by the coding sequence ATGCAAATCAATCTGCAGGACAGTCTTAATTTTGTTTCCAAGCTTAGCCTTAAACGCAGCACTAACGCGCTCAGGGTGGCAGGAAGCTACTTTTTGTCAAGGCTTAGTGGAAAAGCTCAGCACTCAGGTTTACCTATTAGCCTATCTATAGAACCCACTACCGCCTGCAACTTGCGCTGCCCAGAATGCCCTAGCGGGCTACGGTCTTTTTCACGCCCTACAGGTATGCTGCAAGAAAATATCTTTAGAAAAACGATAGACGAACTTAAAGATACACTCTGCTACCTGCTCTTCTACTTTCAGGGAGAACCTTATCTGCACCCTCAGTTTCTTAACTGGGTTGAGTACGCTTCTGCCAGGGGAATTTATACTGCCACATCTACCAACGCGCATTACCTTAATGATGAAAACGCAAAAAAAACAGTAGAGTCAGGGTTAGACAGGCTGATAATTTCTATTGATGGCACCACTCAGGAGACATATCAGGCCTACCGCAGAGGGGGGCATTTGGATAAAGTACTGGAAGGCACAAAGAATATTATCCGCTGGAAAAAGAAGCTTAAATCAAAGACTCCCTATGTTGTTTTTCAATTTTTGGTAGTTGGCCCTAACGAACATCAGATAAAAGATGTGCAGGAACTAGCCGCCAGTTTAGGGGTAGACACGGTAGGCTTTAAAACCGCCCAAATTTATGACTACCAGCAGGGCTCTCCTCTAATACCCAAACAGGAAAAATATGCACGCTACCGTAAGCTGGCTGATGGCACTTATGCTATTAAAAATAAAATGCTTAACCACTGCTGGAAGATGTGGCACTCCTGTGTTATGACCTGGGACGGAAAAGTAGTTCCCTGCTGTTTTGATAAAGACGCTCACCACCAGCTAGGAAGCATGCAAGAAGATAGCTTTAGCAGTATCTGGCAAAGTAAAGCTTACCAAAAATTTAGAGAAAGTTTATTACGCTCTCGCAGCGAGATAGAAATGTGTAAAAATTGTACCGAAGGAACTAAAGTTTGGGCATAA
- a CDS encoding 3-phosphoshikimate 1-carboxyvinyltransferase: MGDKIIKLSRLNQPIHTSIQLASSKSESNRSLIIQALSKEAIKLHNLSEARDTQTMMRLLKSEEQELNVLDAGTTMRFLLAYCSVARPGRVLRGTPRMHERPVKLLVDALSQLGASVQYLQNEGYPPVQVDGLTEGQKQAEVSIRGDVSSQYISALLMIAPTLPKGLKLTLEGKVGSRPYIAMTLGLMRRFGIQYDWNENIITIAPQEYKAGSYTIESDWSGASYWYSLIALADNAEVKLLGLRKDSLQGDIAIVEIMDKLGVSSTFDSEGVLLQKKEAVEELAYDFTHCPDLAQTVAVTCAAKGIPCTMMGLESLYIKETDRVAALREELSKIGASLLEDEDTWELKPGVNPKEIDQVQIDTYEDHRMAMAFAPLAALMDVVIEDPDVVVKSYPGFWVDLAKAGLHQEITEV; this comes from the coding sequence GTGGGAGATAAAATTATCAAATTATCCAGGCTTAATCAGCCCATACATACCAGTATACAACTCGCCTCGTCTAAAAGCGAAAGCAACCGTTCTCTGATTATTCAGGCCCTTTCTAAAGAAGCTATTAAGCTGCATAACCTTTCAGAAGCTCGGGATACGCAGACCATGATGCGCCTGCTTAAATCTGAAGAACAGGAGCTTAATGTGTTAGACGCGGGCACTACCATGCGCTTTCTGCTGGCGTATTGTTCTGTCGCACGTCCGGGTAGAGTTCTCAGAGGAACTCCTCGCATGCACGAGCGCCCTGTTAAACTCCTTGTGGACGCCCTAAGTCAGCTAGGTGCCAGTGTGCAGTATTTGCAAAACGAAGGTTACCCTCCGGTGCAGGTAGATGGCCTCACTGAGGGACAGAAGCAGGCAGAGGTTAGTATTCGTGGAGATGTGAGCAGCCAGTACATATCTGCTCTTTTAATGATCGCCCCTACACTTCCCAAAGGCCTTAAGCTTACGCTAGAAGGTAAGGTGGGTAGCCGCCCATATATTGCCATGACCTTAGGGCTTATGCGTCGCTTTGGTATTCAGTATGATTGGAATGAAAATATTATTACAATAGCTCCTCAGGAGTATAAGGCAGGAAGCTATACCATAGAGTCAGACTGGTCTGGAGCTAGCTACTGGTATAGCCTGATCGCTCTAGCAGATAATGCCGAGGTAAAGTTATTAGGGCTTAGAAAAGACTCTCTGCAAGGTGATATCGCTATTGTTGAAATTATGGATAAGCTGGGAGTAAGCTCCACTTTTGATAGCGAAGGTGTATTGCTACAAAAGAAAGAAGCGGTAGAAGAGCTGGCTTATGATTTCACCCACTGCCCTGACCTGGCGCAGACAGTAGCAGTTACCTGTGCGGCCAAAGGTATACCTTGCACTATGATGGGGCTGGAGAGCCTTTACATCAAAGAGACTGACCGTGTGGCTGCGTTGAGAGAGGAGCTGAGCAAAATAGGAGCAAGCCTGCTGGAAGATGAAGATACCTGGGAGCTAAAGCCCGGTGTTAATCCTAAAGAAATAGATCAGGTACAAATTGATACCTACGAAGACCACCGCATGGCGATGGCCTTTGCGCCCTTAGCAGCACTTATGGATGTAGTTATTGAAGATCCGGATGTAGTTGTAAAATCTTATCCGGGATTCTGGGTTGATCTGGCAAAAGCTGGCTTACACCAGGAAATTACAGAAGTTTAG
- a CDS encoding YtxH domain-containing protein, which produces MDNSGKVLAALLVGAAAGAIAGLLLAPESGDKTRDKLNRSAKDLIDDLEDAWEDSAERIKSLADNAVEEIEKYNKKINESL; this is translated from the coding sequence ATGGACAACTCTGGTAAAGTACTCGCTGCACTTTTAGTAGGCGCTGCCGCTGGCGCAATTGCCGGATTATTACTTGCCCCTGAAAGCGGTGACAAAACCCGTGACAAGCTCAACAGATCTGCCAAAGATTTGATAGATGACCTGGAAGATGCCTGGGAAGACAGTGCTGAAAGAATAAAAAGCCTGGCTGACAATGCTGTTGAGGAAATAGAAAAGTATAATAAAAAGATAAATGAATCTCTTTAA